A single region of the Amphiura filiformis chromosome 7, Afil_fr2py, whole genome shotgun sequence genome encodes:
- the LOC140156818 gene encoding uncharacterized protein yields the protein MHSGISVNEDDSDDEKTSSSMVVVIPSVQNTENAHVIRNYAGFHCYFQGLYLNKPHRAIKYNSPKPTTPPLRVLLWAPPRSLSTAFERCIASSGDDVQVYHEMYTAAYHLGPDRQVDIPVPFAAQMVLEKQFTYDWVQQELERTHSDGTKVIFCKELSYSVEGRFNHLPSGFKHTFLIRHPAKVFLSMNNLIKKFVAKHVLNLTIADLLPHGLVFRELYELFCYITNTLGQTPIIIDADDLIEHPERTLRAYCQAIGIPYTSSMMQWNPLEKERDRWNFSKRLMFINRVIGQYDRAFSTSTLQKGTEKPLDLNDVTPEVLHATESSVQYYEKLFELRLRPLEYDLSDGDHIDDPSTSDVDFSDHDNEGKLHPPEQATSTIGKNGTSDSSDDTSSGFNSDDAIETSEYSYI from the exons ATGCACAGTGGAATCTCCGTCAACGAAGATGATTCTGACGATGAGAAAACGTCTTCCTCTATGGTTGTTGTGATACCGAGTGTGCAGAATACAGAGAATGCTCATGTTATCAGAAACTACGCTGGGTTCCATTGCTACTTCCAAG GTTTATACTTAAACAAACCACACCGTGCCATCAAATACAACTCGCCAAAACCGACGACTCCACCCCTCCGAGTCCTCCTATGGGCTCCGCCACGATCTCTTTCCACAGCCTTTGAGCGTTGCATCGCTTCATCTGGAGATGACGTCCAAGTCTATCACGAGATGTATACCGCGGCTTACCATCTGGGACCAGATCGCCAGGTAGATATCCCTGTACCTTTTGCAGCACAGATGGTCTTAGAAAAGCAGTTCACTTATGATTGGGTCCAGCAAGAGCTGGAACGTACGCACTCTGATGGTACGAAGGTTATCTTCTGTAAGGAACTTAGCTATTCCGTGGAAGGTCGCTTTAATCACCTTCCATCTGGATTTAAACATACCTTCTTAATTCGGCATCCTGCCAAAGTATTTTTATCCATGAATAATCTCATCAAGAAGTTCGTAGCGAAGCATGTGTTGAATTTAACAATCGCTGATCTTTTACCGCACGGCTTGGTATTCCGAGAACTCTATGAACTATTTTGCTATATTACAAACACGCTAGGGCAGACGCCAATAATCATTGATGCAGATGACCTTATAGAGCATCCTGAAAGGACTCTACGTGCGTATTGTCAAGCAATAGGTATACCTTACACATCTAGTATGATGCAGTGGAACCCCCTAGAAAAGGAACGCGATAGATGGAACTTTTCAAAGCGTCTTATGTTCATTAACAGAGTCATCGGCCAATATGATAGAGCATTTTCTACCTCAACGTTGCAGAAAGGTACGGAGAAGCCCCTTGATTTGAACGACGTTACCCCCGAGGTTCTGCACGCAACAGAATCGAGTGTTCAGTATTATGAGAAGTTATTCGAGCTGCGATTAAGGCCACTTGAGTATGATCTCTCCGATGGTGATCATATTGATGATCCTTCAACAAGTGATGTAGACTTTAGTGACCACGACAATGAAGGTAAATTGCATCCACCGGAGCAAGCTACGAGCACCATTGGTAAAAATGGAACTTCTGATTCATCGGATGATACTTCAAGTGGCTTTAACAGTGATGATGCAATAGAAACATCAGAATATTCGTATATATGA